The Coffea arabica cultivar ET-39 chromosome 1e, Coffea Arabica ET-39 HiFi, whole genome shotgun sequence genome has a window encoding:
- the LOC140016743 gene encoding uncharacterized protein encodes MGEDNMILEEVPTLEEVRRVVFAIDGESAAGPDGFTGKFFTFAWDIIAQDVHKAIVSFFCGAKLPRFITSTSIVLIPKDLNPQDFSKFRPISIGKKARGGNVALKLDMVKAYDRMSWTHVIHVLQKFGFGERFIDMVWRLLSNVWFSIIINGMSRGFFKSSRGLRQGDPLSPMLFVIGAEVLSRGLNNLAQQVGFVGFRVPRGCPTVTHLAFADDVIIFWNGSTATLKAIMQVLGEYQRSLGQLVNAHKSGYLVYSSLSPARRRVIERVMRFSRRAFPFRNLGFPLYIGRCKASYMGEIGQALVQRIMSWKSKLLSKGGKLTLIKHVLMSIPVHLLSAAVLPASVFKMLEKVQDGGSCHFWYDNWLGSGALFLKATVIPALSFKDFIVNGKWSTHLLSRVLPLDLLPSVLLHSVPRGGRADEFIWSLTSSGKFTLASAFEEVRQTHSSSFVHSQIWHRRIPSKISFFMLRLLCGRLPFPDVLCRLGFQMPSKCLCCPNGAIETVEHVFSEGQIAKAVWNYFASMCGLTQHIWRARNGAVFEGTKMQPANIYQAVISDITSGLDNHFNTKFGWVSFPRLYDWSGQQGGGIRVEVVRWRAKETGCLTLNTDSCSKGKPGWSGGGGVLRDSLGRPIVAFSAFFGKRLSLHAEALALLTGLQLCVEKGFANVEIQSDSQVLVGILQRRFRCPWRIQNEVDQI; translated from the exons ATGGGGGAGGACAATATGATCTTGGAGGAGGTTCCGACCTTGGAGGAAGTTAGGCGTGTGGTGTTCGCAATAGATGGGGAGAGTGCCGCGGGTCCGGATGGCTTCACGGGGAAGTTCTTCACTTTTGCTTGGGACATCATTGCTCAGGACGTGCACAAGGCCATAGTGAGCTTCTTCTGTGGTGCGAAGCTTCCTCGATTTATCACTTCTACCTCCATTGTACTGATTCCCAAAGATCTGAATCCCcaggatttttctaagtttagGCCTATTA GCATTGGCAAGAAGGCACGAGGCGGCAATGTAGCGTTGAAGTTGGACATGGTAAAGGCGTATGACCGGATGTCTTGGACCCATGTGATTCATGTTTTGCAGAAGTTTGGATTTGGGGAGCGGTTCATAGATATGGTGTGGAGACTGCTATCGAATGTCTGGTTCTCCATTATTATCAATGGGATGTCACGCGGGTTTTTTAAATCTAGCAGGGGCCTAAGACAAGGGGATCCCTTATCCCCGATGCTGTTTGTTATTGGGGCGGAGGTGTTATCACGGGGTTTAAATAACTTGGCTCAACAAGTGGGTTTCGTGGGATTTCGGGTCCCAAGGGGTTGTCCTACGGTGACGCACCTAGCTTTTGCAGACGATGTGATAATTTTCTGGAATGGGTCTACTGCTACGTTAAAAGCTATTATGCAAGTCTTGGGGGAGTATCAACGGTCGTTAGGGCAGCTGGTGAATGCTCACAAAAGTGGATATCTAGTTTATTCGTCACTGTCGCCGGCTCGCAGAAGGGTGATTGAGAGGGTCATGCGTTTCTCACGACGGGCTTTCCCATTTCGAAACCTTGGATTTCCACTATATATCGGACGGTGTAAGGCATCATATATGGGGGAGATAGGTCAGGCACTCGTGCAAAGAATTATGTCCTGGAAATCAAAGCTTCTCTCTAAGGGGGGAAAACTAACTTTGATCAAGCATGTGTTGATGTCGATTCCAGTGCACTTGCTATCGGCTGCAGTATTACCGGCCTCGGTGTTCAAAATGCTGGAAAAG GTCCAGGATGGTGGTTCATGTCATTTCTGGTACGATAATTGGCTGGGGAGTGGTGCACTGTTCCTCAAAGCTACGGTGATCCCTGCCCTCTCGTTCAAAGACTTCATTGTGAATGGGAAATGGAGTACCCATCTGTTATCGCGAGTCCTTCCCCTGGATTTACTTCCTTCTGTATTGCTCCACTCGGTCCCCCGAGGAGGGCGTGCAGATGAGTTCATATGGAGTTTGACGTCATCTGGCAAATTCACTCTTGCATCGGCTTTCGAGGAGGTACGCCAAACCCACAGCTCTTCGTTCGTACATTCCCAAATCTGGCATCGTCGAATCCCATCGAAAATATCCTTCTTCATGCTGCGCTTGCTGTGTGGGAGGTTACCATTCCCCGACGTCTTGTGCAGGTTGGGGTTTCAGATGCCTTCAAAATGTTTGTGTTGTCCCAATGGGGCAATAGAGACAGTGGAGCATGTCTTTTCCGAGGGACAGATTGCTAAAGCGGTATGGAACTACTTTGCTAGCATGTGTGGGCTTACGCAG CACATTTGGAGGGCGAGGAACGGAGCAGTGTTCGAAGGTACCAAGATGCAACCGGCTAATATCTACCAAGCCGTTATCTCAGATATCACATCAGGTTTGGACAATCACTTTAATACCAAGTTTGGATGGGTCTCTTTTCCTCGGCTATATGACTGGTCTGGTCAACAAGGCGGCGGCATTAGAGTTGAGGTCGTGAGGTGGAGGGCAAAAGAGACGGGTTGTCTAACACTGAACACGGACAGCTGTTCCAAGGGCAAACCTGGATGGAGTGGCGGCGGCGGGGTCTTGAGAGATTCTTTAGGAAGGCCTATAGTGGCTTTCTCGGCATTCTTTGGTAAAAGGTTGAGCTTGCACGCGGAGGCCCTTGCTTTGCTAACTGGACTTCAGTTGTGTGTGGAGAAGGGGTTCGCCAATGTGGAGATTCAATCAGATTCCCAGGTATTGGTGGGAATACTTCAGCGTCGTTTCAGGTGCCCGTGGCGGATCCAGAACGAGGTGGATCAAATCTAA